In a genomic window of Muntiacus reevesi chromosome 1, mMunRee1.1, whole genome shotgun sequence:
- the YIPF1 gene encoding protein YIPF1, with amino-acid sequence MATVDDLQFEEFGDTTTSLAANPDATTISIEDPGETPKHRAGPPRGLGREEDDELLGNDDSDKTELLAGQKKSSPFWTFEYYQTFFDVDTYQVFDRIKGSLLPIPGKNFVRLYIRSNPDLYGPFWICATLVFAIAISGNLSNFLIHLGEKTYHYVPEFRKVSIAATIIYAYAWLVPLALWGFLVWRNSKVMSIVSYSFLEIVCVYGYSLFIYIPTAILWIIPQKAVRWVLVMIALGVSGSVLAMTFWPAVREDNRRIALATIVTIVLLHMLLSVGCLAYFFDAPEMDHLLTSTAAPNQTVVAAKSS; translated from the exons ATGGCAACAGTAGATGACTTGCAGTTTGAAG AATTTGGTGATACAACCACTTCTCTAGCAGCAAACCCAGATGCCACCACAATCAGCATTGAGGATCCTGGTGAAACCCCAAAGCATAGGGCAGGACCCCCAAGAGGCTTGGGAAGAGAAGAAGATGATGAATTACTAGGAAACGATGACTCTGACAAAACTGAG TTACTTGCTGGACAGAAGAAAAGCTCCCCCTTCTGGACATTTGAATACTATCAGACGTTCTTTGATGTAGACACTTACCAG GTCTTTGACAGAATAAAGGGGTCTCTTTTGCCAATACCAGGAAAAAACTTTGTAAGGTTGTATATCCGCAGCAATCCAGATCTCTATG GCCCCTTTTGGATCTGTGCCACATTGGTCTTTGCCATAGCAATCAGTGGGAATCTTTCCAACTTCTTAATCCATCTGGGAGAGAAGACGTACCACTATGTGCCTGAATTCCGAAAAG TGTCCATCGCAGCCACAATCATCTATGCCTACGCCTGGCTGGTCCCTCTCGCACTCTGGGGTTTCCTTGTATGGAGAAACAGTAAAGTTATGAGCATCGTTTCCTATTCATTTTTGGAGATTGTATGCGTCTATGGATATTCGCTCTTCATTTATATCCCCACGGCC ATACTGTGGATCATCCCCCAGAAAGCAGTCCGCTGGGTTCTAGTTATGATTGCCCTCGGCGTCTCGGGCTCTGTCTTGGCAATGACCTTTTGGCCAGCTGTCCGTGAGGACAACCGACGCATCGCATTGGCCACAATTGTGACGATCGTGTTGCTTCACATGCTGCTTTCTGTGGGCTGCTTG GCCTACTTTTTTGATGCACCAGAGATGGACCATCTCCTAACAAGCACAGCTGCCCCAAACCAAACAGTTGTAGCAGCCAAGTCCAGCTAA